The following is a genomic window from Sphingobacterium spiritivorum.
GCTGCGCCTCGTAATTGCGCAACTTGTCACCCTCTCCGCGTTCTGTAGCAATCTTCATAAGAGAATAATCATTTTTCTTCCCGTTCTCGGGAGGTGCTCCGTAAGATTTTTTCCAATTGTCCGGATAGAAATTACCGTTTTGATCAACAAAGGAATTACTGATATTGGGCTGTTCAAAGGAATTAGGAGTTTGATTTAAAGGTACATTATGGGTAATCCCACAGGATGTAATGACAAAGAGGCAAACAAGACAGGCAATATATCTATTCATACATGCTCAATAATTTACTACAAATCTATTATTTAATCTACTTATTTTACTGATCCTCAAAAAATATTCACAGAAGTGCTGTAAATTGAATATTTTAACCCCTTCTTCTAATTCAGTATCTTTGAGCAACGATTACGTAATATGTCGACATTCTTTAAATCAAATATATTAGTATTTTTTGTTACGTTGTTTTGCATCCAGAATCTTTTGGGGCAGGAAATCCCAAAGATCGGACATCCCTGGGTGCAGCAATATACCAAATTCAATTATAATGCCGGAAATCAGAACTGGTCCGTTGCAACGGACTCAAGCGGAGTGATCTATGTAGGCAACGGCGACGGACTGCTGCAGTTTGATGGTCAGGTCTGGTCATTGCATACGCTACCTAACAAATCTACAGTAAGAGCCGTGACTGTAGGTCCGCAACAGCGCATCTATACCGGTGGTATGGGCGAATTTGGATATTGGGAGAAATCAAAAATCGGAAAGCTGACCTATCACAGCATAAGCAAACTGGTCAGCAAAGAAACAATACTGAAAGATGAGATCTGGAAAATCATCATTGATGGAAAACGAGTTATCTTTCAGTCATTTGCCAATCTGTATTGTTATGAAAACGGTAAAATAGATTTGGTAAGCGGCAACAACCAGCCATTCTTATTTGCATTCAAAGCGAATAACCGCATTTTTATAGAGAAATTACCGGGTGGACTTTTTGAACTTAAAAACAAGTCACTCATACCTCTCAAAGGCAATGAGGTCTTACGCAATCAGCTGATCCTTTCTATTCTGCCCTTATCAGGTCAGTCTGTATTAATCGGCACCGCCAAAAACGGACTATACAGCTATGATGATGAGCATGGTATTCGTCCGTGGAATAATGAAATCAATGAACAGCTCAAAAATGCACAACTCAATAACGGCATACAGGTATTTAAAGATTACTATGCATACGGGACTATTCTGAACGGTATATTTATTATCAATAAAGAAGGTCAACTCATTCAGCACATAAACAAACAAAATGGCTTGCAGAATAACACCGTATTGTCCCTTACGACTGATCTTCAGAAACAGATATGGGCCGGACTGGATAATGGTATAGCCCGTATCGATATACAATCTCCGCTATATTTCTATGCAGACAACAGCGGAAGTATAGGTACCGTATACAGTGCACGAATATTTAACGGTTATCTCTATCTGGGTACCAATCAGGGATTATTCTATAGTCCCTGGTCGTCAAATACAGCCCAAAAACCAATGAAATTCAATTTAGTCCCGCAATCACAGGGACAGGTATGGGATCTTTCGGTGATTGACGGAGAACTCATATGCGGTCATAATGACGGAACATTTAAAGTATCCGGACAACAGTTTGTCAAAATCTCAGATATGACTGGCGGATGGGTCATAAAACAGATAAAGGGACATAGCAATCTTCTGATTCAGGGAAATTATACAGGAATGGCGCTCTTCCGCAAAGGAAATAACGGTTGGACGCTCGACACCAAAATCAATAATCGCAATCTTCCTGTCAGTGCTATCGAGCAAAAGTCCGAAAATCAGTTTTGGGTGAGCAATGCTCAGGGACTTAACCTGATCAGCACAGATTCTGCATACAGAAATATTATACAGACAAAAGAATTCGGCACAAAAGAAGGATTACCCTCCCGTACAGGCAATCATCCTACAAATCTCAACGGAAGCATTATCTTTTCTACAGACTCAGGGTTTTACAGGTATGACGACATTTCTGACAAATTTGCACCATATCGTTATTTAAATGAAAAATTGGGATCTTTTGCCTATTCCAATAAAATAATTCCGGCACAGGCCAATCAATTCTGGTTTATTAATAAGGGACATATCGCCTATGCCAGCTTTATGCCTAAGGGTGAACTTCAGATCGATTCCTCCCGATTTGCAACCTTGAAAAATCAAATGATGAAATATTATGAGAATATCAACCAGATAAGTCCAGATCTGTTTCTCATCAGTATAGACAATGGTTTTGCACTGTACAATCCTGAAACGAAGATTGAAGCGACTTCTTACAAACCCAAACCGATTATTCAGGGTGTATATAATATTACCAAAGAAATCAAAGCTTTTACAGACAGTGATGAAGAATTGAGTATTCCTTATAGCTCCAACAACATCCGTATCCGGTTTGCAATTCCATGGTACAGCTCCAGACCTGTTCGCTTTCAATATTTTCTGGAGGGGTACTCACAGGACTGGTCAGACTGGTCTGAAGAATATCAAAAGGACTTCACCAACCTACGAAACAGAAATTATACATTTAAAGTCAGGGCGCAGCTGCCGGATGGAACTATCACAGATGTCACCAGCCTGGAATTCACAGTAAATCCACCCTGGTATCTGACCTGGTGGGCATTATTGATCTACTTCTTATTATTTGCTGTCTGTATACATTACGGCAGAAAATGGTATGAGCATAAACTTGAAAAGCACCGGAAAATACTCAGAGAAAAACTAAGCAGGCAGCAGGAAGAAACGCTGAAAAAAGAAATGGAAGCAAGAGAGCGCCAGATGGTTCAATTGAAAAATGAACAACTGGAGCAGGAACTGGCGGGCAAGAACAGAGAGCTGGCAAATTCGGCAATGAATATTGTCTATAAAAATGAACTGCTCAATACCATACATGAAGAGCTGATCAGTCTGAAAGACAATGATGGCAAAAAGCTTTCCAATGAACACGTTAAAAAGATCAGCAAGATTATCAATGAAGCCTATAACGACGAACGGGACTGGAATTTGTTTGAGAAAAGTTTTAATGAAGCCCATGAAAACTTCTTCAAGAAACTAAAGAAAGACTACCCTGCACTTGTGCCGAATGATCTCAAACTTTGTGCATATCTGAGAATGAATATGAACAGTAAAGAGATTGCTTCCCTGCTGAATATTACGACCAGAGGAGTTGAAATCAGAAGGTACAGATTGCGTAAAAAGCTGAATATTCCAACGGAAAAAAATCTGTCAGAATTTCTGTTGGAGGTGTAAAAACGATAGCTCTAACACCTCTCATATTATGTGAAATTGTGTTAAATGACTACATCATTACCACACACCCCCTTGTGTGTAAATTATACACTTACACCCTTCTATGACAACGCGCAAAAACAAAAGCAACACCTTAATTGTTAATTAGTTAAACAAAATGAAAAACAAATTAAATGATTTCATTTTCTGACGATGTAATAATGTAGAGGTAGGCATCTTTGCTTTTACAACCTATACATCACATATTTGTGAGGTGTTTATTACATCCCCGAATAATATAACAACCAGTTATAAAGAGGAAAATTCGAAATCATAACTTAATCAGGTTAGCGGACTAACTAAACATTTTAAAACAATTTCATTATTTAACTAAACAAAAAAATGAGGAACTTTTTTACTTATTTCTTACTGGTATTTAGTTTAGCTCTGTCCACACCCCTGTTTGGACAGCAAATATCAATAAGCGGAACCGTCAAAGACAGCGGGACAGGAATCGGAATTGCGGGGGTGACAATTGCGATCAAAGGGGGAACGACCGCTGTTCAGAGTAATGACGAAGGTCTCTTCACCATTCAGGCAAAACCTACGGATGTCCTTCAGTTACGGTACATCGGTTATGTCACGCAGGATGTCCCGGTAAACAATCAGACAACTCTTAATATCGCTCTCGTTTCCGATAGCGAAGCTTTGGAAGAGGTCGTAGTTATTGGTTACGGTACAGCAGCTAAACGTGATCTGACAGGTTCGATAGCGTCCGTTAGCGGAAAAGATGTTGCAGACAAGCCTTCACCTAATCCGATTTCTTCTATTCAGGGAAAAGTAGCCGGTGTTCAAATCACCAACAGCGGTGAACCCGGAGGAGCGCCAAACGTAAAAATAAGAGGTACAAACTCGATCAACGGTGCCTCCCCTCTTTATGTAGTAGATGGAATCCTGAATGATAATATTAATTTCTTAAACCCATCGGATATCGAATCCATGGAAATCTTAAAAGATCCTTCTTCTTTAGCGATCTTCGGGGTACGTGGTGCCAACGGGGTAATTATTATCTCCACCAAATCCGCAAAACAAGGTGATCTTAATTTCAACTTCAACTCTACATTAGGTTTTAAAGATGTCAATCACCGTATGAAAATGACGGATGCAGAAGGATTTAAAACCCTGTATAATGAGCAGCTTAAAAATGAAGGCGCAACACCTTTCGACTATACCAACTGGAATGCAAATACAGATTGGCAGGATCAGATCTTCCAGAGAGGTATCCTGAACTACAACAACCTGAGTGTAAGTGGCGCTACAGACAAAAATAAGTTTTATATGGGTCTGGGTTATACCACCGAAGAGGGTGTAGTCAAACATGAGGAATACAAAAAACTAACGTTGAACATCAACGATGAGCTGAAAATTACCGACAATTTTAAAGTAGGAATGAACTTCAGCGGTTATAAAGCAAGCTTACCACAGATTCAGAGTGGCCTTATCAATACAGCGATTATCGCATCTCCGGTAACTCCTATTTTTAATGATGAATACGGTCTTTATCATAATACACCTCCTTTCCAGACACCACAGATCTACTCACCGATGGTAGGCCTGGAACTGAGAAAGAATACACGTATCAGTGATGAATACAGAGCGGTTGGAAGTGTATTTGCAGAACTTACTTTCCTTGAACATTTCACAGCCAAAGCCTCTTTCCTGTATGATTATGGTTTTAACGGAATCAGAAGCTATACACCTATTGTGAATGTATATGATCCTAATATACAAGGTACGGATAAGACAAGTACACTTGTACGTACCACCAGCGTATCACAAGAACAGAATACTTACAAAAAAGCACAGAGTGACTGGCTCCTGACTTACAAAAACAATTGGGGAGACCACAGTCTGACCGCTACTGCCGGATTTACAACGTACTACAGAGGATATGAAGGCATCATCACCAATGTAGGTCAGGGCAGCGGAGATCCTATCCCTAATGATCCGCGCTTCTTCTACACTACAATGGGTGATCAGACAACCAGATCTATTGGCGGATCACAATGGGAACGTGCTACATTATCTTATTTGGTAAGGGGTCTATACAACTATAAAGGCAAATACTTATTGAACGGATCCTTCAGAAGAGATGGTTCTTCGGCATTCCTTGGATCTAACAGATGGCAAAATTCAGGTGCTATCGGTGCAGGATGGGTTGTATCTGAAGAATCATTTATGCAAGAACAGCAACTCTTTGATAACTTAAAAATCAAAGGTTCATGGGGTGTATTAGGAAATGAAAACACAGGAGACGGCTACCGATATCCGGTATATCCGACACTGGTTTCAGGTAGTTCAACTTCATTTGGAGACAATATCTATCCGGCATTATCTCCGGCGTATTCCCCGGATCCTAACTTACGCTGGGAATCCGTACATTCGTGGGAAGCAGGTTTTGAAGCCAAGATGCTGAAAAACAGATTGAGCCTGGAAGCCGTTTATTACGACAAGAAAACTAAAGATATATTGGTAGAAGTACCGGGAGTAAATGGTTTCTTACCTATTCTAAGAAATGCCGGAGAAATTCAGAACAAAGGATTTGAGTTTTCTGCAGGATGGAACCAACAGCTTACTGAAGATCTGAAACTGGGTGTAAACGCAAACTTGACTACACTCAAAAACAAGGTTCTTAATCTTGTAAATGATGATTTCGCTATACTTGCAGGTAATGGTGTATCACGCACTATGTCCGGACAACCAGTAGGATATTTTTACGGTTTGAGAACTGATGGAGTATACCAGAATCAGGCTGAAGTAGATGCAGGACCAAAATCAGGTTTAGGTGCTGCTTTCAAACCCGGAGATATCAAATATGTAGATATCAACAACGATGGAACGATCAACACACAGGACAGAACCATTATCGGAAATCCTACTCCTGACTTTATCTATGGTTTCTCTGTAAATCTGAGCTATAAGAATTTTGATTTCGGAACCGAATTTATGGGGGTATCCGGAAACGAACTGATTCGTACCTGGAACAGAAACCAATACTCCACATTCAATTTTCTGGAAGACAGACTGGGAAGATGGACAGGCGAAGGAACATCTAACTTCGAGCCAATCATGGATTCCAAAAGAACAAACAACAGAGAATTCTCTTCTTACTTTATCGAAGATGGCAGTTTCTTCCGTGTTCGTAATATCCAGTTAGGATACAACTTCAAAAGAGAAGCGCTGGAAAAAATAAAACTTAAGTCATTAAGATTATTCCTGAATGCACAGAATCCATTCACCTTCTCCAAAAACACAGGATATACACCTGAAATCGGAGGAAGTGCAATTGCTGTGGGTGTAGACAACGGAACATATCCAATCCCGGCAATCTATACAGTAGGTGTGAATGTTAATTTTTAAAAATCAGAAAGTGATGAAAACAAATATTTCAACATATATATCGGCAACTCTTCTGGCACTTTTGGTGCTGAGCAGTTGTTCCAAAGATTTCTTGGATCGTAAGCCGTTAGGACAATTGACAGAAGAAGATTTACCTGCAGGTTCATTAGAAGGTCAGGTATTGGCTATCTATGCCGGATTAAGAAGCGAAGGTACAAGCGGCCTTCCTTATGTAGGCGTACACAATATGCGATCGGATGATGCCGAAATCGGATCAAGTGTAGGTGATGAAGCAGGATCGGCTCCCAATACTGATGATTTTCAATATACCACCAACTTTTGGTTGTGGGGTAACTACTGGACAGACCATTATAAGCTGATCGCATTGACGAATACAGCAATAGAGACAGCGGACTCATTGGGCAATCAGAGTCCGGAAGTAGCCAGAGGATTAGCAGAAGCAAAATTTTTTAGAGCATGGGCTTACTTCAATTTAGTACGTGCATTTGGTGAAGTACCAAAAATTGATTTTCGCGTTCGTGATCAGAAAGAAAGTATCCTTCCTAAGTCCCCTATTGCGGATATCTATGCTTTAATAGATGCCGATCTGGAATATGCAACACAGCACCTCCCTCTGAACTGGGAATCGAGATTTATAGGCCGTATCACACAAGGAGCAGCATTTGCCGTACAGGCCAAAACATTCCTGGCCAGACAACAGTATAGCAAAGCTCTTGCAGCGAGCCGTATGGTCATCAACTCAGGACAGTATAATCTGGGGGTAGCTTACAATCAGATCTTTAGAGAAAGTTCTGAAAACAGCAAGGAATCCGTATTTGAAATACAAGCATACTATGCACAGGGACAGACAAATCTGGGAATTACATATGCCGGCAGACAGGGTGTACGCGGATCCGGAGCTATGAACCTGGGATGGGGATGGAATGTACCTAATGAAAGACTTGCAAAAGCATTTGAACAAGGAGATCCAAGAAAAGATGAAACTCTTCTGTATGCAGGCCAGGTAAATACTCCTTACGGAGAACTTATTCCTGCTGCGACCGCAACAGTACCAAGAGCATATTGGAACAAAAAAGTATATACCGATCCTAAAATCCGGACGACAACAGGAAGCCAGGCCGGAGAATGGTTCAACTTCCGTGTAATCAGATATGCGGATGTCGTCCTGATGGCTGCTGAAGCTGCAAATGAAGTTGGCGAACAGGAAGCAGCACTGACTTACTTAGAGCAGATAAGAGTTCGCGCAAGAGGTGGCAACAATGCTATCCTTCCGAAAGTAACAACAACAAACCAACAGGAATTGAGACTGGCTATCAGACATGAGAGACAAGTCGAATTAGGTATGGAAAACGAACGTTTTTTTGACCTGATACGTTGGAATATCGATGCTGAAACTTTCAAAGATGCCGGCAAAACAAATTACCAGCTTAGAAACAGATACCTTCCTATCCCTCAAAATGAGATAGACCGCTCAGGTGGTGTTCTGATCCAGAACCCTAACTACTAGTGCGAATAATAAGAGCATAGGCAGCTGTCTATGCTCTTATTTAACAACATTGTATTATTAATAATAAACACCTTCCCGCCTTGAAAGCACTTATTTATACTTTTTTTATTCCGCTCCTCATATTACAATCTTGTTTTTCAAATCAGGAGCAGAAGCGTACAGACTCCCAAAGTAACTTAAAAGACAGTTTGTCTACAGACTCGCTTCTCACGCTCATCCAGAAACAAACGTTCCGGTATTTCTGGGACGGTGCGGAACCGACTTCCGGTATGGCCCGTGAACGTATACATATCGATGGTGCCTATCCGGAGAACGATCGGAATGTTGTTACCATTGGTGGTAGCGGATTTGGCATCATGGCCATCATTACAGGTATTGAGCGGCAGTTTATTTCCAAAGAAGAAGGTGCTAAGCGATTGGATCATATCATGGATTATCTGGGTCGGATAGACCGGTTCAAAGGTGCATGGTCACATTGGTACTACGGAGAAACCGGAAAAGCTAAATCGTTTAGCCAACAGGATGATGGAGCAGACATCGTCGAAACTGCTTTTATGGCAGAAGCTCTGATCGTCGTTCGCGAATATTATAAAAACGGTTCCGAAACCGAAAAAGCAATTGCAAACAAAGCAGATGCATTATGGAAAGGAATAGAATGGAATTTCTTCAGAAACGGAAAGGATGTCCTTTTCTGGCACTGGAGTCCCACATACGGATGGGGTATGAATCATGCCATACAAGGATATGATGAGTGTCTGATCACATATATACTGGCAGCCTCCTCCCCTACACATCCTATACCGGCATCTACCTATCACAAAGGATGGGCAAGAGACGGAGCAATCGTAACCGATGCTAAAAAATACGATATCCCGATGATTCTCAAGCATAATGCTCCCAACGGCGGTGTAGGTCCGCTTTTCTGGGAACATTACTCCTATCTAGGATTAGACCCCAAAGGTCTGAAAGATCAATATGCCAATTACTGGGATGTCGTCGTCAATCACAGCAAAATCAACATTGCACACGCAGAACAAAATCCAAATAAATATAAAGGCTACGGTGCAGATAAAGGATGGGGACTCACAGCCAGCTATTCTGTAAAAGGATATGATGCACACCATCCGGACAATGATCATGGCGTCATCAGTCCTACAGCAGCCCTCTCTTCAATGCCGTACACACCAAAGGAAAGTATTGCATTTGCCCGATACCTGAATCAGCATCTGGGGCAAAAAGTCTGGGGGCAGTATGGTTTCTATGATGCATACAGCGAAACGGATAACTGGTTTCCGCAGCGATACCTTGCCATAGATCAGGGGCCTATTATTGTCATGATCGAAAATTACCGGACAGGATTATTATGGAAACTCTTTATGGGCGCACCTGATGTACAAAAAGGATTGAAAGGTCTTGGTTTTACCAGTCCTCACTTTTAGTACTTCAGTAATAATTTTTTAAATACAATAGATATGAATATAAGCAGATACAGTCGATTAGTGCTGTCCATATGTACTTTGTACGTGACCAGCACTGTTACAGCACAGCAGAACAACCAGAAGATGGACAGTTTTATTAATACACTGATGTCAAAAATGACATTAGAGGAAAAAATCGGACAGCTTAATCTGGTGACAGGAGGAGAAGCAACGACAGGCAGTACGGTCAGTACGGGAGTGGAAGGAAAAATCAAATCCGGGGCTATCGGAGGTATATTTAGCATGAGTACACCACAACGTATTCGCGCTGCACAGGACCTGGCAGTGAAACAATCCCGTTTAGGTATTCCTCTTATCTTTGGAATGGATGTTATTCACGGATATAAAACGATTTTTCCGATTCCGATCGGATTAGCTTCCTCCTGGGATATGAATCTGGTAAGACAGACCGCTCAGATCGCTGCAACAGAAGCTACGGCAGATGGAATCAACTGGACATTCTCGCCAATGGTAGACATCTCCCGTGATCCACGCTGGGGCAGGTTCTCAGAAGGAAACGGAGAAGATCCTTATCTCAGTTCCAAAATCGCTGTTGAAATGGTAAAAGGCTATCAGGGTAATGACCTTGCCGCCAATAATACACTGATGGCATGTGTCAAGCATTTTGCACTGTATGGAGCAGCAGAAGCAGGAAGAGACTACAATACTACAGACATGAGTCTGCACAGAATGTACAACGAGTATCTTCCACCCTATAAAGCTGCAATCGATGCGGGAGCAGGAAGTATCATGACTTCATTCAATGATATTAACGGTGTACCTGCGACAGCCAATAAATGGCTTATGACGGATCTGTTACGCCAGCAATGGGGATTTCAGGGTATGGTCGTAACCGATTATACCGCTATAAACGAACTAATTGACCACGGACTGGGAGATCTGCAACAGGTATCCGCTCTCTCTCTGAAAGCCGGAGTAGATATGGATATGGTTGGTGAAGGTTACCTTGGAACCTTGAAAAAATCACTGGAAGAAGGTAAAGTCTCACAAGCTGATATCGACAGAGCCTGCAGATTAGTTTTGGAAGCCAAATATAAACTCGGACTATTTGAAGATCCATACAAATACTGTGATGTAAACCGTGCTAAAAACAATATACTGACTAAAGCACATCTTGCAAAGTCACGTGAAGTAGCTGCAAAATCATTTGTATTACTAAAAAATGATAAGCAAACACTCCCTTTTACAAAAAAAGGAAAAATTGCGCTGGTAGGTCCCCTTGCTAATACCGGTGCAAATATGCCGGGCACATGGAGTGTAAGTGCTGATCTGGAACATACGCCATCACTCTTGCAAGGCATGAAGGATGCATTGGGTAACAAGGTAACTATTCAGTATGCCTTAGGTACAAATCTGTTAGATGATCCTGCATATCAGGAGCGTGCTACTATGTTTGGACGTACAATTCCACGTGATAACCGCAGTGAGCAGGAACTGATAGCTGAAGCAATCAAAGCATCGGAAGGTGCAGATGCCATCGTAGCAGCATTAGGAGAAAGTTCTGAAATGAGCGGAGAAAGCTCCAGCCGTACAGAAATAGGAATACCTTCAAATCAGCAACGTCTGCTAGAGGCACTGTTAAAAACCGGAAAACCGGTAGTACTTGTGCTGTTTACAGGACGGCCACTGACACTGACCTGGGAAAATGAACATGTACCGGCGATACTGAATGTATGGTTTGGTGGTACTGAGACAGGTAAAGCTGTGGCAGATGTGTTGTTCGGAGATGTAAATCCTTCCGGAAAACTACCGGCTACTTTCCCTAAGAATGTAGGTCAGATTCCTTTATATTATAATGCAAAAACTACAGGCAGACCTTTGGAGCAGGGTAAATGGTTCCAAAAATTCAGATCCAATTATTTGGATGTAGACAACGATCCGCTTTATCCGTTTGGGTACGGATTGAGCTATTCTGCTTTTCAGTATAATAACCTTCGCTTAAGCACTTCAAAGCTCCAGAAACAAGGTAAAATCAAGGTTACTGTCGATGTAAAGAATACAGGAAAATATGACGGAGAAGAAGTCGTACAACTCTATATCCGCGACATGGTGGGTTCTGTAACACGCCCTGTGAAAGAATTGAAAGGATTTCAGAAAATAGCCTTCAAAGCTGGAGAAACAAAAGCCGTTGAATTCGAATTGACAGAAGAGGATTTAAAATTCTATAATGAAAAATTAGAATTTGTGACTGAGCCAGGCGAATTTGAAGTATACGTCGGAACAAATTCCAGAGATGTATTAACTTCTAAATTTGAATTACAAAATTAAGGAGTATTGTATTTTCTATAACAAAGGCCTTTCCGGTGTGGAAAGGCCTTTGTTATATATAATGCTGCCGTCAGCATGCATTAGCTATGCAATCTGCCTGCGGTACCGTATATGGGCAATATATACTAAAAAAGTTTTATTAACCTCCCTCCTTTTTTCGCAGGGCCCAACTCTAGGCGATGTAAATATCCGTCTGATAGTTAAACACCAAACGCTTGTCGATAGCATACTCATCAAAAAGCTCACGAAGCCCCTCATACAGCCTCTTACTTTCGCTTTCTTCATTCGGAAAGTAAGATGAAGATTTCACACGGCCAAAAAATGCCTTCAGATCAAAGGTTTGCTGATTGGGAAGAGAAAACTTACGAATGTCTTTTGGTACAAAGAACTCATGAATATGTTCATCTGTGATATTCTTTTGAGTAACGGTTTGATATTCCGGAATATGTTTGACCAGAAATTCTTCATAAGCACGCTGAAATTCATCTTCCGGACTCCGTTGATTCCATACCAGTACGATATGTCCTTCAGGCTTCAGAATGCGCTGGAATTCAGCCTTAGTCTTCACTTTATCGAACCAGTGAAAAGACTGTCCCGCAAAGATCAGATCAATACAATGATCATCGATTTTGGTATCCTCAGCTGTAGCATTTACAGCTATAAAATTTCTGTTCTTTTTGAAATGATGTATACATGCTTCACGCATGGCCTGATTAGGTTCTACTCCAAAAGTATTGTTACCGTTATCCACAAACAGTTTGGTCGATATACCCGTTCCACTGCCAATATCCGCGACCAGCCAATCCTTGTTAAAACCGATTTCCCGGGTCAGCAGGGAAAGAATCTGATTGGGGTAACTGGGTCTGTATTTTTCATAATCAACCACCCGGTCTGTAAATCTGTCAACGTTCTTTTTCATCTGTAAATGATTTATTTTAATGGCATCAAGCAATCCGATTTAATCCATCAACCCCTCATCCTGAAAACTAAAATATTTGCTGTTTGTAAATATCACATGATCCATTACTCTAATATCCATTATTTTTGAAGCATCTACAATTTTTTTTGTCAATTGCAGATCCTGATTACTCGGTTTCAAAGAACCTGACGGATGGTTGTGTACCAGTATCATAGAACTGGCCTGACAGTTCAATGCATGTTTGAGAATAATGCGTACATCTACCGGTGTAAAATCATTTCCCCCTCTCCCGATCAGTTGCTGACTCAGAATAACGGATGCCCTGTTGAGGTACAATACCCAGAACTCTTCATGCAGAAGATCCTGTAACTGGAATTTGAA
Proteins encoded in this region:
- a CDS encoding glucoamylase family protein, encoding MKALIYTFFIPLLILQSCFSNQEQKRTDSQSNLKDSLSTDSLLTLIQKQTFRYFWDGAEPTSGMARERIHIDGAYPENDRNVVTIGGSGFGIMAIITGIERQFISKEEGAKRLDHIMDYLGRIDRFKGAWSHWYYGETGKAKSFSQQDDGADIVETAFMAEALIVVREYYKNGSETEKAIANKADALWKGIEWNFFRNGKDVLFWHWSPTYGWGMNHAIQGYDECLITYILAASSPTHPIPASTYHKGWARDGAIVTDAKKYDIPMILKHNAPNGGVGPLFWEHYSYLGLDPKGLKDQYANYWDVVVNHSKINIAHAEQNPNKYKGYGADKGWGLTASYSVKGYDAHHPDNDHGVISPTAALSSMPYTPKESIAFARYLNQHLGQKVWGQYGFYDAYSETDNWFPQRYLAIDQGPIIVMIENYRTGLLWKLFMGAPDVQKGLKGLGFTSPHF
- the bglX gene encoding beta-glucosidase BglX, translated to MNISRYSRLVLSICTLYVTSTVTAQQNNQKMDSFINTLMSKMTLEEKIGQLNLVTGGEATTGSTVSTGVEGKIKSGAIGGIFSMSTPQRIRAAQDLAVKQSRLGIPLIFGMDVIHGYKTIFPIPIGLASSWDMNLVRQTAQIAATEATADGINWTFSPMVDISRDPRWGRFSEGNGEDPYLSSKIAVEMVKGYQGNDLAANNTLMACVKHFALYGAAEAGRDYNTTDMSLHRMYNEYLPPYKAAIDAGAGSIMTSFNDINGVPATANKWLMTDLLRQQWGFQGMVVTDYTAINELIDHGLGDLQQVSALSLKAGVDMDMVGEGYLGTLKKSLEEGKVSQADIDRACRLVLEAKYKLGLFEDPYKYCDVNRAKNNILTKAHLAKSREVAAKSFVLLKNDKQTLPFTKKGKIALVGPLANTGANMPGTWSVSADLEHTPSLLQGMKDALGNKVTIQYALGTNLLDDPAYQERATMFGRTIPRDNRSEQELIAEAIKASEGADAIVAALGESSEMSGESSSRTEIGIPSNQQRLLEALLKTGKPVVLVLFTGRPLTLTWENEHVPAILNVWFGGTETGKAVADVLFGDVNPSGKLPATFPKNVGQIPLYYNAKTTGRPLEQGKWFQKFRSNYLDVDNDPLYPFGYGLSYSAFQYNNLRLSTSKLQKQGKIKVTVDVKNTGKYDGEEVVQLYIRDMVGSVTRPVKELKGFQKIAFKAGETKAVEFELTEEDLKFYNEKLEFVTEPGEFEVYVGTNSRDVLTSKFELQN
- a CDS encoding class I SAM-dependent methyltransferase — protein: MKKNVDRFTDRVVDYEKYRPSYPNQILSLLTREIGFNKDWLVADIGSGTGISTKLFVDNGNNTFGVEPNQAMREACIHHFKKNRNFIAVNATAEDTKIDDHCIDLIFAGQSFHWFDKVKTKAEFQRILKPEGHIVLVWNQRSPEDEFQRAYEEFLVKHIPEYQTVTQKNITDEHIHEFFVPKDIRKFSLPNQQTFDLKAFFGRVKSSSYFPNEESESKRLYEGLRELFDEYAIDKRLVFNYQTDIYIA